One genomic region from Leifsonia poae encodes:
- a CDS encoding efflux RND transporter periplasmic adaptor subunit yields MGIARRWVFPIIRMVLVAVVAAALVKLAFFPDSSTRADPAAPTGEITEPMVPAALGTITNDVTIKGTVSADPAVPVRSTAVGTIDEVQVKVGQGVAAGDTLYDIRVETPRDPIQTTAPDGSVTVTERKPEVTFVAVEAPIAGVVSSLTVIHGQAVAIGDTAGQIAPPSFSASGSLSPEQQYRLLNRPTDAQIAITGGPAPFTCTGLSITTPLPGAGTGDAPAASSDGASGGGTSGTTVRCAVPAEVKVFSGLAAEITIAGGKAENVIVVPTTAVKGTAQTGVVWVQSKDGKAEKKDVKLGLTDGANVEITAGLAEGDLIRQFVPGAPAAAAGGENCQEQAGGIVCAGISG; encoded by the coding sequence ATGGGGATAGCACGACGCTGGGTTTTCCCGATCATCAGGATGGTGCTCGTCGCGGTGGTGGCGGCCGCACTGGTCAAGCTCGCGTTCTTCCCTGACTCGTCGACCCGCGCTGATCCGGCCGCGCCGACCGGTGAGATCACCGAGCCGATGGTGCCGGCCGCGCTCGGCACCATCACAAACGATGTGACGATCAAGGGAACCGTGTCCGCCGACCCTGCGGTGCCGGTGCGTTCCACCGCTGTCGGCACCATCGACGAGGTGCAGGTGAAAGTGGGGCAGGGGGTCGCAGCGGGCGACACGCTCTACGACATCCGGGTGGAGACGCCGCGCGATCCGATTCAGACCACGGCTCCCGACGGCTCGGTCACGGTCACCGAGCGCAAGCCCGAGGTCACCTTCGTGGCCGTGGAGGCGCCGATCGCCGGTGTCGTCAGTTCGCTCACGGTCATCCACGGTCAGGCCGTCGCGATCGGCGACACCGCCGGACAGATCGCACCGCCCAGCTTCTCGGCGAGCGGCTCGCTGAGCCCCGAGCAGCAGTACCGCCTGCTGAACCGGCCGACGGATGCGCAGATCGCCATCACGGGCGGCCCCGCACCCTTCACCTGCACGGGGCTGAGCATCACCACGCCGTTGCCCGGCGCTGGCACCGGTGACGCGCCGGCCGCTTCCAGCGACGGTGCGTCCGGCGGAGGCACCAGCGGCACGACCGTGCGGTGCGCCGTACCGGCTGAGGTCAAAGTCTTCTCGGGCCTGGCCGCCGAGATCACGATCGCGGGAGGCAAAGCAGAGAACGTGATCGTGGTGCCCACCACGGCCGTGAAGGGTACAGCGCAGACCGGCGTGGTCTGGGTGCAGTCGAAAGACGGCAAGGCCGAGAAAAAGGACGTGAAGCTCGGCCTCACCGACGGGGCGAACGTGGAGATCACGGCCGGCCTCGCAGAGGGAGACCTGATCCGCCAATTCGTGCCGGGGGCACCGGCCGCCGCGGCAGGCGGAGAGAACTGCCAGGAGCAGGCCGGCGGCATAGTCTGCGCGGGGATCTCCGGATGA
- a CDS encoding ribonuclease J has product MPNLVSAPPALAEGTLRIIPTGGLGEIGRNMTVFEYEGKILIVDCGVLFPEENQPGVDLILPDFAPVRDRLDDIVGVVLTHGHEDHIGAVPYLLKLRADIPLIGSGLTLALVEAKLKEHRIQPYSLTVKEGQTEQLGPFDLEFVAVNHSIPDALAVAISTPAGVVLHTGDFKMDQLPLDNRITDLRAFARLGEKGVDLFLADSTNADVPGFTPLERSIGPVLDNVIARAPRRVIVASFSSHVHRVQQVLDAAAANGRRVALLGRSMVRNMGIAADLGYLKVPDGVLIDYKKAADLPDDKIVYMSTGSQGEPMAVLARMANLDHQIEVGPGDTVILASSLIPGNENAVYRVIDGLTKLGANVVHKGNAKVHVSGHAAAGELLYCYNILKPKNVMPVHGEYRHLVANAKLAMDTGVPEENTILAEDGSVIDLRDGVARVVGQLDLGFVYVDGSSVGEITDADLKDRRILGEEGFISIIVVVEAATGRIVTGPEIHARGFAEDDAIFDAVKPKIASALADAAHNGVRDSHALSQVVRRTVGRWVNTSYRRRPMIVPLVIEA; this is encoded by the coding sequence ATGCCCAATCTCGTCTCCGCTCCGCCCGCGCTCGCCGAGGGCACGCTGCGGATCATCCCCACCGGAGGTCTCGGGGAGATCGGCCGCAACATGACTGTCTTCGAGTACGAGGGCAAGATCCTCATCGTCGACTGCGGCGTGCTCTTCCCGGAAGAGAACCAGCCGGGCGTCGATCTGATCCTCCCCGACTTCGCCCCGGTGCGCGACCGCCTGGACGACATCGTCGGCGTCGTGCTCACCCACGGTCACGAGGACCACATCGGCGCCGTGCCCTATCTGCTCAAGCTGCGGGCGGACATCCCCCTCATCGGCTCCGGGCTGACGCTCGCGCTGGTGGAGGCGAAGCTCAAGGAGCACCGCATCCAGCCGTACAGTCTCACGGTGAAGGAAGGTCAGACGGAGCAGCTCGGCCCGTTCGACCTCGAGTTCGTCGCCGTCAACCACTCGATTCCGGATGCGCTGGCCGTGGCCATCAGCACGCCCGCCGGCGTCGTGCTCCACACGGGCGACTTCAAGATGGACCAGCTGCCGCTCGACAACCGCATCACCGACCTGCGCGCGTTCGCCCGTCTCGGTGAGAAGGGCGTTGACCTGTTCCTGGCCGACTCCACCAACGCCGATGTTCCCGGTTTCACTCCCCTGGAACGTTCGATCGGCCCCGTGCTCGACAACGTGATCGCTCGCGCGCCGCGCCGTGTGATCGTGGCGAGCTTCTCCAGCCACGTGCACCGCGTGCAGCAGGTGCTCGACGCAGCAGCCGCCAACGGGCGCCGCGTGGCCCTCCTCGGTCGCTCGATGGTGCGCAATATGGGAATCGCCGCCGATCTCGGCTACCTGAAGGTGCCGGACGGCGTGCTGATCGACTACAAGAAGGCCGCCGACCTCCCCGACGACAAGATCGTCTACATGTCGACCGGTTCGCAGGGCGAGCCGATGGCGGTCCTCGCGCGCATGGCCAACCTCGACCACCAGATCGAGGTCGGGCCGGGCGACACCGTCATCCTCGCGTCAAGCCTCATCCCGGGCAACGAGAACGCGGTCTACCGCGTGATCGATGGCCTCACCAAGCTCGGCGCCAACGTTGTGCACAAGGGCAACGCCAAGGTGCACGTCTCCGGCCACGCCGCCGCCGGCGAGCTGCTCTACTGCTACAACATCCTGAAGCCGAAGAACGTGATGCCGGTGCACGGCGAGTACCGTCACTTGGTGGCCAACGCCAAGCTCGCGATGGACACCGGTGTGCCCGAGGAGAACACCATCCTCGCGGAGGACGGCAGCGTCATCGACCTGCGCGACGGTGTCGCCCGGGTCGTCGGCCAGCTCGACCTCGGCTTCGTCTACGTCGACGGCTCCAGCGTTGGCGAGATCACGGATGCCGACCTCAAGGACCGCCGCATCCTCGGCGAGGAGGGTTTCATCTCGATCATCGTCGTGGTGGAGGCCGCGACCGGGCGCATCGTCACAGGCCCGGAGATCCACGCTCGAGGCTTCGCCGAAGACGACGCGATCTTCGACGCCGTCAAGCCGAAGATCGCTTCGGCACTCGCCGATGCGGCCCACAACGGGGTGCGCGACTCGCACGCGCTCTCGCAGGTGGTGCGTCGCACGGTCGGCCGCTGGGTGAACACCAGCTACCGTCGCCGCCCGATGATCGTGCCGCTGGTGATCGAGGCCTGA
- the dapA gene encoding 4-hydroxy-tetrahydrodipicolinate synthase — MSNSSNPFGQVLVALVTPFTADGEVDWAGVEKHIDDVITAGADGIVVTGTTGETSTLTDQEKLRLVEVGKDVAAGRAKIITGGGSNETAHAIQLYQQSEKAGADGVMIVTPYYNKPTQAGILTHFRMIADSTDLPVILYDIPGRTGVPITYETILRIAKHPNVLAIKDAKGDFSEVSRVLNQTDLLYFSGDDANVLPHLAIGASGLIGVTANIAARPYRQIVDAVNAGDLTTATIAHQQLEPLVRAVMTHVPGTVAAKYILHGLGRISSPRVRLPLVGPEEWEAAQIEDELDLVKNIPGVDFSNFRPDRNAAAGGALPKIAGTTR, encoded by the coding sequence ATGTCGAACTCCTCGAATCCGTTCGGCCAGGTCCTCGTGGCACTGGTCACCCCGTTCACCGCCGATGGCGAAGTCGACTGGGCCGGCGTGGAGAAGCACATCGATGACGTCATCACGGCGGGGGCCGACGGTATCGTCGTCACGGGCACGACGGGGGAGACCTCGACGTTGACCGACCAGGAGAAGCTGCGCCTCGTGGAGGTCGGCAAAGATGTCGCCGCCGGTCGTGCCAAGATCATCACCGGTGGCGGGTCGAACGAGACCGCCCACGCCATCCAGCTGTACCAGCAGAGCGAGAAGGCCGGCGCCGACGGCGTGATGATCGTCACGCCGTACTACAACAAGCCGACCCAGGCCGGCATCCTCACCCATTTCCGGATGATCGCCGACTCGACCGATCTGCCGGTGATCCTCTACGACATCCCGGGCCGCACCGGCGTTCCCATCACGTACGAGACGATCCTGCGCATCGCCAAGCACCCCAATGTGCTGGCGATCAAAGATGCGAAGGGCGACTTCAGCGAGGTCAGCCGCGTGCTCAACCAGACCGACCTGCTCTACTTCTCGGGCGACGATGCCAATGTGCTGCCGCATCTGGCGATCGGCGCATCCGGGCTCATCGGGGTGACGGCCAACATCGCGGCCCGGCCCTATCGGCAGATCGTCGACGCGGTCAACGCCGGCGACCTCACGACGGCGACGATCGCGCACCAGCAGCTCGAACCGCTGGTACGGGCCGTGATGACCCATGTGCCCGGCACCGTCGCGGCCAAGTACATCCTGCACGGCCTCGGCCGCATCTCCAGCCCGCGCGTGCGCTTGCCGCTCGTCGGTCCGGAGGAGTGGGAGGCCGCGCAGATCGAAGACGAGCTCGACCTGGTCAAGAACATCCCGGGCGTCGACTTCTCCAACTTCCGGCCCGATCGCAATGCCGCCGCCGGTGGCGCGCTGCCGAAGATCGCCGGAACCACACGCTAG
- a CDS encoding TlpA family protein disulfide reductase, with product MNGLTAVAVLLGLLVVATAVGLLWRARTGRVHRKTGGGRVAAADVGLPAFGVDATLLQFSTEFCAPCRATARVLGEISSERVGVDHAEIDLTDRPDLAKRFGILQTPTTFVLDASGTIRARIGGAARADEVRATLDDLFGSPRVTPA from the coding sequence ATGAATGGCTTGACGGCGGTCGCAGTACTGCTCGGGCTCCTCGTCGTCGCGACGGCGGTCGGGCTGCTCTGGCGTGCGCGCACCGGCCGAGTGCACCGCAAGACCGGCGGCGGGCGCGTCGCCGCCGCCGATGTCGGCCTGCCCGCCTTCGGCGTCGACGCGACGCTGCTGCAGTTCTCTACGGAATTCTGCGCTCCGTGCCGGGCCACGGCCCGCGTGCTGGGAGAGATCAGCTCCGAGCGGGTGGGCGTCGACCACGCGGAGATCGACCTGACCGACCGGCCCGACCTCGCCAAGCGCTTCGGCATCCTGCAGACCCCCACCACGTTCGTGCTCGACGCGAGCGGCACGATCCGCGCCAGAATCGGCGGCGCCGCGCGCGCCGACGAGGTGCGCGCCACCCTCGACGACCTCTTCGGGAGCCCCCGTGTCACCCCAGCCTGA
- a CDS encoding OsmC family peroxiredoxin, with product MAVTSEATTVWNGDLKSGNGTVTLDSSHTAEFPVTWAARSEGAAGVTTPEELLGAAHAACFSMAFSNILSGFGTTPESIQVTAAVTFDPAQGITGSHLLVSARVPGLAADDFQRLAEEAKSTCPVSRALVGIPITIEANLA from the coding sequence ATGGCAGTCACGAGCGAAGCGACAACCGTCTGGAACGGCGACCTGAAATCGGGGAACGGAACGGTCACCCTCGACTCCTCGCACACCGCAGAGTTCCCGGTCACCTGGGCGGCCCGCTCCGAGGGCGCCGCGGGCGTCACCACCCCGGAAGAGCTGCTCGGCGCCGCGCACGCCGCCTGCTTCTCGATGGCGTTCTCGAACATCCTCAGCGGCTTCGGCACCACCCCGGAGAGCATCCAGGTAACCGCCGCCGTCACGTTCGACCCGGCCCAGGGCATCACGGGTAGCCACCTGCTCGTCAGCGCCCGCGTCCCCGGGCTCGCGGCGGACGACTTCCAGCGCCTGGCCGAGGAAGCCAAGTCGACCTGCCCGGTCTCGCGTGCGCTGGTCGGGATCCCGATCACCATCGAAGCCAACCTGGCCTAG
- a CDS encoding TIGR01777 family oxidoreductase, with protein sequence MRVLIAGASGMIGTELSAQLTAAGHEVWRLVRRRPTTDSEFNWAPAARMVDFTLMERVDAVVNLAGASLSRLPWTKAYERQILSSRLEATHTLTDAMRMAGRAPAVFVSGSAVGYYGDRPGQKLTENAIKGTGFLSDVVAAWETAAHLAPEKTRVITARTGVVIGRGGAMKPLLPLARLGLAGPIGTGGQHWPWVSLHDEAAAIVHLLGASTLSGPVNITGPTPATADQLLRALATAAHRPYGFPLPEKVVTLALREAGHELLLSSQKVIPEKLLADGFTFRDATVQDAMNRLLRAV encoded by the coding sequence ATGCGGGTGCTCATCGCCGGCGCCTCCGGCATGATCGGCACCGAGCTCAGCGCCCAGCTGACCGCGGCAGGGCACGAGGTGTGGCGGCTGGTGCGCCGCAGGCCCACCACCGACAGCGAGTTCAACTGGGCGCCGGCCGCCCGCATGGTGGACTTCACCCTGATGGAGCGGGTGGATGCGGTGGTGAACCTCGCCGGCGCCTCGCTCAGCCGGCTCCCCTGGACCAAAGCGTACGAGCGGCAGATCCTGTCGTCGCGGTTGGAGGCCACGCACACCCTCACCGACGCGATGCGGATGGCCGGCCGTGCTCCGGCGGTGTTCGTCAGCGGCTCGGCCGTCGGCTATTACGGAGACCGCCCCGGTCAGAAGCTCACCGAGAACGCCATCAAGGGCACAGGGTTCCTCTCCGATGTCGTGGCCGCCTGGGAGACGGCGGCGCATCTGGCGCCCGAGAAGACCCGGGTGATCACCGCCCGGACCGGTGTCGTCATCGGGCGCGGCGGCGCCATGAAACCGCTGCTGCCGTTGGCGCGGCTCGGTCTGGCCGGGCCGATCGGCACCGGCGGCCAGCACTGGCCGTGGGTGAGCCTGCACGATGAGGCTGCCGCGATCGTCCATCTGCTCGGCGCATCCACCCTCTCGGGACCGGTCAACATCACCGGGCCGACCCCCGCCACTGCCGACCAGCTGCTGAGGGCGCTGGCTACCGCCGCACATCGGCCATACGGTTTTCCGCTGCCCGAGAAGGTGGTGACACTCGCGCTACGCGAAGCCGGACATGAACTGCTGCTGTCGAGCCAGAAGGTCATCCCCGAGAAGCTGCTGGCGGACGGTTTCACCTTCCGCGACGCCACGGTGCAGGATGCGATGAACCGCCTGCTCCGCGCCGTCTAA
- the dapB gene encoding 4-hydroxy-tetrahydrodipicolinate reductase, whose protein sequence is MTIRVAVAGATGKLGSVAVRLIEQADDLELVARLGSRSPLEEMLGADVLVDMTLPAVSPGIVAFAVDNGLNVLVGTSGWSADRILDLERRVAEHDGLGAVVIPNFSLGSALGTAFATVAARFFDSIEIIEAHGQGKVDSPSGTAVRTAELIGAARAQRGPVDAPHSDQRARGQQVASVPIHSLRMRGVVAQQQVVFGGAGETLTIRHDTIGSESYEAGILLAVRAAASATGVVVGLDKLVDLGIAEPNGEPPRPTVRENA, encoded by the coding sequence GTGACTATTCGCGTTGCCGTCGCTGGTGCGACCGGAAAGCTGGGCTCCGTCGCCGTCCGGCTCATCGAGCAGGCCGACGACCTCGAGCTCGTCGCCCGGTTGGGCTCACGGTCGCCGCTCGAGGAGATGCTGGGCGCCGATGTGCTCGTCGACATGACGCTCCCGGCGGTGAGCCCCGGAATCGTGGCGTTCGCCGTCGACAACGGGTTGAACGTGCTGGTGGGCACCTCCGGCTGGTCGGCCGACCGCATCCTGGACCTCGAGCGACGGGTCGCGGAGCACGACGGACTCGGTGCGGTCGTCATCCCCAACTTCTCGCTCGGTTCCGCCCTCGGCACGGCCTTCGCCACGGTGGCGGCTCGGTTCTTCGATTCGATCGAGATCATCGAGGCGCACGGTCAGGGCAAGGTCGACTCCCCGTCGGGAACGGCCGTGCGCACCGCAGAACTGATCGGCGCCGCCCGGGCCCAGCGCGGTCCGGTCGACGCGCCGCACTCCGACCAACGGGCCCGCGGCCAGCAGGTGGCGAGCGTCCCGATCCACAGCCTGCGGATGCGCGGGGTCGTCGCCCAGCAGCAGGTCGTCTTCGGCGGCGCGGGCGAGACCCTCACCATCCGTCACGACACGATCGGCTCGGAATCGTACGAAGCAGGGATCCTCCTCGCGGTGCGGGCTGCCGCGTCTGCCACCGGTGTCGTCGTCGGCCTCGACAAGCTCGTCGATCTCGGCATCGCCGAGCCGAACGGCGAGCCGCCGCGCCCCACCGTTCGCGAGAACGCGTGA
- a CDS encoding GNAT family N-acetyltransferase, giving the protein MVSFADVAVTDASAHRMLAEYFTERAVTFPASQGAYRTTFPDPLQFVPPAGVFLLAVDEDGTEAGCGGIRELSLPLAERDPSTVAVRYEIKHLWVRPSHRGRGLGRAILSELEHRARGFGATELVLDTNASLEAAGGLYRSHGYSDIQPYNDNPNATNWFGKAL; this is encoded by the coding sequence ATGGTGTCATTTGCCGATGTCGCGGTCACTGACGCGTCAGCCCACCGGATGCTGGCGGAGTACTTCACCGAACGTGCCGTCACGTTTCCGGCGAGTCAGGGCGCCTACCGCACGACCTTCCCCGACCCGCTCCAGTTCGTGCCGCCGGCCGGTGTCTTCCTGCTCGCCGTCGACGAGGACGGCACAGAAGCCGGATGCGGCGGCATCCGCGAACTGAGCCTTCCGCTGGCCGAGCGCGATCCTTCCACAGTGGCCGTGCGCTACGAGATCAAACACCTCTGGGTGCGGCCGTCGCACCGCGGCCGCGGGCTCGGCCGCGCGATCCTGAGCGAATTGGAGCACCGGGCGAGAGGGTTCGGTGCGACGGAGCTCGTCCTCGACACCAATGCGAGCCTGGAGGCGGCCGGCGGCCTCTACCGCAGCCACGGCTACAGTGACATCCAGCCGTACAACGACAACCCCAACGCGACGAACTGGTTCGGCAAGGCGCTCTGA
- a CDS encoding histidine phosphatase family protein — MPHYLYLVRHGEQQDAEHGLPDGPLSPRGKRQAQLIAERLGGIPFTGMYHSPLNRAAETAAIMSERMPALTPEPSSLLFDCIPSGPTPDMPKSFESFFGAVTDAEIEAGRAQMEDAVSEFLTPARADRHDLLVTHNFVIGWFVRHVFDAPEWRWLGLNQANCGLTIIRVRSAKPPVLVVHNDLGHLPVELRTGLPELQPV; from the coding sequence GTGCCCCATTACCTCTATCTCGTTCGACACGGCGAGCAGCAGGACGCCGAGCACGGGCTCCCCGATGGTCCGCTTTCCCCCCGAGGCAAGCGGCAGGCGCAGCTGATCGCCGAGCGTCTCGGGGGCATCCCGTTCACGGGGATGTACCACTCGCCCCTCAACCGGGCGGCCGAGACGGCGGCCATCATGTCCGAGCGGATGCCGGCTCTCACTCCGGAGCCGTCGAGCCTGCTGTTCGACTGCATCCCGTCGGGACCGACGCCGGATATGCCCAAATCGTTCGAGTCGTTCTTCGGCGCCGTCACCGACGCGGAGATCGAGGCCGGCCGTGCGCAGATGGAGGATGCCGTGAGCGAATTCCTCACGCCGGCGCGCGCTGACCGGCACGACCTGCTCGTCACCCACAACTTCGTGATCGGCTGGTTCGTGCGGCACGTCTTCGATGCTCCGGAGTGGCGCTGGTTGGGGCTGAACCAGGCCAATTGCGGGCTGACCATCATCCGGGTGCGTTCCGCGAAACCGCCGGTGCTCGTCGTGCACAACGACTTGGGTCACCTGCCGGTCGAGCTGCGCACCGGTCTCCCGGAGTTGCAGCCGGTCTGA
- a CDS encoding M16 family metallopeptidase → MNSAVDLPLGLADLSFAASGEALVRRTVLPSGVRILSEQVPGARSATLGYWVAVGSRDESDAVPASGERAAVPASFGSTHFLEHLLFKGTNTRTALDIAISFDSVGGEHNAMTAKEYTCYYAKVQDRDLPMAVEVIADMLASSLLDPTEFENERGVILEELSMAEDDPGDVANERFFSAVLGAHPLGRPIGGSPQTIRDAKRDAVWEHYRANYRPQDLVVTAAGAVDHDLLVSGVERALRGAGWDLDTAASPVARRATRPAEIVRGAAVVAVERPIEQANLLIGVPGIVATDERRVTMSVLNSILGGGMSSRLFQEIRERRGLAYSVYSFSGSYSDAGVFGLYAGCAPAKATQVAELMLGELDRLADGGVTADELRRAVGQLSGGAALALEDSDTRMSRLGRAEISMGEFADLDESLRRLHLVTVDDVKALAGDLAARPFSVSAVGSVTDDMFAALAR, encoded by the coding sequence ATGAACAGCGCAGTCGACCTTCCCCTTGGCCTGGCCGACCTTTCTTTCGCCGCATCCGGCGAGGCACTGGTCAGACGCACCGTCTTACCGAGCGGGGTGCGCATCCTCAGCGAACAGGTCCCAGGAGCCCGTAGCGCGACTCTCGGCTACTGGGTGGCCGTCGGGTCCCGCGACGAGTCGGATGCGGTTCCGGCTTCGGGTGAGCGCGCCGCGGTTCCCGCGAGCTTCGGGTCGACGCACTTCCTGGAGCATCTGCTCTTCAAAGGCACGAACACTCGCACGGCTCTCGACATCGCCATCTCGTTCGACTCCGTCGGCGGCGAGCACAATGCGATGACCGCCAAGGAGTACACCTGCTACTACGCCAAGGTGCAAGATCGCGACCTTCCGATGGCGGTCGAGGTGATCGCCGACATGCTGGCTTCCTCGCTGCTGGATCCGACCGAGTTCGAGAACGAGCGCGGCGTCATCCTGGAGGAGTTGTCCATGGCCGAGGACGACCCGGGAGATGTGGCGAACGAGCGATTCTTCTCGGCGGTGCTCGGCGCGCATCCTCTCGGCCGGCCGATCGGCGGCAGCCCGCAGACCATCCGTGACGCGAAACGCGACGCCGTGTGGGAGCACTATCGCGCCAACTACCGTCCGCAGGACCTCGTCGTCACGGCGGCCGGCGCGGTCGATCACGACCTCCTCGTCTCCGGCGTCGAGCGGGCGCTCCGCGGTGCCGGCTGGGACCTGGACACGGCCGCCTCACCGGTCGCCCGGCGCGCGACCCGCCCTGCCGAGATCGTCCGCGGCGCCGCGGTGGTCGCCGTGGAGCGCCCGATCGAGCAGGCCAACCTGCTGATCGGAGTTCCCGGCATCGTTGCCACCGATGAGCGCCGGGTGACGATGAGCGTGCTGAACTCGATCCTCGGCGGGGGGATGTCGAGCCGGTTGTTCCAGGAGATCCGGGAGCGCCGGGGCCTGGCGTACTCCGTCTACTCCTTCTCCGGCTCCTACTCGGATGCCGGTGTGTTCGGTCTCTACGCGGGATGCGCTCCCGCCAAGGCCACCCAGGTCGCCGAGCTCATGCTCGGTGAGCTGGACCGTCTCGCCGACGGCGGCGTCACCGCGGACGAACTGCGCCGTGCCGTCGGTCAACTCTCCGGGGGCGCCGCCCTCGCCCTCGAGGACTCCGACACCCGGATGTCCCGGCTCGGCCGCGCCGAGATCAGCATGGGCGAGTTCGCGGACCTCGACGAGAGCCTCAGACGCCTGCACCTCGTCACCGTCGACGATGTGAAGGCGCTGGCCGGAGATCTCGCCGCACGGCCGTTCTCCGTCTCCGCGGTCGGCAGCGTGACCGACGACATGTTCGCCGCCCTCGCGCGCTGA
- a CDS encoding TetR/AcrR family transcriptional regulator: MAVSARATIRPPAPSKVKILATADELFYLEGIHTVGVDRIIAGARVTKATFYKHYRSKDLLIIAYVEGRDKQLRDWFEQQEKTTRDPRAIARALVDQINVEAIRPGFRGDPFINAAAQFADESHPVRVAVTAHRDWYAHRIEDLFREIGHPHPGDAADDLILARDGALAGGYVGDPVAAGAALHRSLERILSEA; this comes from the coding sequence ATGGCCGTTAGTGCCCGAGCGACCATCCGGCCGCCCGCTCCGTCGAAGGTCAAAATCCTCGCAACCGCGGACGAGCTGTTCTACCTGGAAGGCATCCACACCGTCGGCGTCGACCGCATCATCGCGGGCGCCCGGGTGACGAAAGCAACTTTCTACAAGCACTACCGCTCCAAAGACCTCCTGATCATCGCCTACGTCGAAGGCCGCGACAAGCAGCTCCGCGACTGGTTCGAGCAGCAGGAGAAGACCACCCGCGACCCGCGCGCCATCGCCCGCGCCCTCGTCGACCAGATCAACGTCGAAGCCATCCGTCCTGGCTTCCGTGGCGACCCGTTCATCAACGCCGCCGCCCAGTTCGCCGACGAGAGCCACCCGGTGCGCGTGGCGGTCACCGCACACCGCGACTGGTACGCCCACCGCATCGAAGACCTGTTCCGCGAGATCGGCCACCCGCACCCCGGCGATGCCGCCGATGACCTCATCCTGGCCCGCGACGGCGCGCTCGCCGGCGGATACGTCGGCGACCCGGTCGCCGCCGGGGCCGCGCTGCACCGCTCACTGGAACGCATTCTCTCGGAGGCATGA
- a CDS encoding aldo/keto reductase encodes MPQLLPLRLREVASRRSAPAVPVSDTPEEVLTESIGVDGLPELESDLERTRPLGIIAPRRIGQSDLAVYPLSLGASVFGWTADGDTSLRILDRFAHLGGNFIDTADSYVGGRSEVLIGKWMRERGNRDTMVVATKVGRHHENPGLGSVSIVRAVEASLERLQTDHIDLLYFHDDDPEVPLEDSLATVEWLIESGKVRYLAASNFSADRLIEARILSSSGLPQFVAVQTQYNLMHRTEFESALRIVASAQGLAVMPYYALANGFLTGKYRTKDDLNADARSIRAAAYVNRRGQRVLAALDRVAAVHQSTPASVALAWLLAKRSVVAPVASASRPEQVDALMLAAGIRLTRAQMLELDRVSE; translated from the coding sequence ATGCCACAACTGCTTCCGCTCCGCTTGCGCGAGGTCGCGTCGCGTCGTTCCGCTCCGGCGGTGCCGGTGTCCGACACCCCTGAAGAAGTCCTGACCGAATCGATCGGCGTCGACGGGCTGCCCGAACTCGAATCCGACCTGGAGCGCACCCGCCCGCTCGGCATCATCGCACCCCGTCGCATCGGTCAGAGCGACCTCGCGGTCTACCCTCTCTCCCTGGGCGCGAGCGTCTTCGGCTGGACGGCCGATGGCGACACTTCGCTGCGCATCCTCGACCGCTTCGCACACCTGGGCGGCAACTTCATCGATACTGCCGACAGCTATGTCGGGGGCCGGAGCGAAGTGCTCATCGGCAAATGGATGCGCGAGCGCGGCAACCGCGACACGATGGTCGTCGCCACCAAAGTCGGCCGTCACCACGAGAACCCCGGCCTCGGCTCGGTGAGCATCGTGCGCGCGGTGGAGGCTTCGCTGGAGCGGCTGCAGACCGACCACATCGACCTCCTCTACTTCCACGACGACGACCCGGAGGTGCCGCTCGAAGACAGCCTCGCCACCGTTGAATGGCTCATCGAGAGCGGCAAGGTCCGCTACCTGGCCGCCTCGAACTTCAGCGCCGACCGCCTGATCGAGGCGCGCATCCTCTCGTCGAGCGGTCTGCCGCAGTTCGTCGCCGTGCAGACCCAGTACAACCTGATGCACCGCACGGAGTTCGAGAGCGCCCTGCGCATCGTCGCCTCGGCCCAGGGGCTCGCCGTCATGCCGTACTACGCGCTGGCCAACGGCTTCCTCACGGGGAAGTACCGCACGAAAGACGACCTCAATGCCGACGCCCGCAGCATCCGTGCCGCGGCCTACGTCAACCGTCGGGGTCAGCGCGTTCTCGCCGCGCTCGATCGTGTAGCCGCCGTGCACCAGTCCACGCCGGCGAGCGTGGCCCTCGCCTGGCTCCTCGCCAAGCGCAGTGTCGTCGCCCCGGTCGCGAGCGCCAGCCGCCCAGAACAGGTAGACGCCCTGATGCTCGCCGCCGGCATCCGCCTCACGCGCGCCCAGATGCTCGAGCTCGACCGCGTCTCCGAGTAG